Proteins co-encoded in one Sulfurovum xiamenensis genomic window:
- the fusA gene encoding elongation factor G, producing MARTHKLEDVRNIGIAAHIDAGKTTTTERILFYTGVEHKIGEVHDGAATMDWMEQEQERGITITSAATTCEWLGKQINIIDTPGHVDFTIEVERSMRVLDGAVSVFCAVGGVQPQSETVWRQRNRYGVPSLVFVNKMDRTGADFLEVERQIRERLKGNPLVIQLPIGAEENFEGVVDLVKMKEVVWDADAAMGSAYSEQDIRPELQEQAEEYREKMIEEISSVDGNEALMEKYMEGEELTNEEIVAGIKAATIGMHVVPMLPGTAFKNKGVQTLLDAVVAYLPSPVEAPAIKGTKMEDEDAEVTVESTDNGEFASLAFKIMTDPFVGQLTFIRVYRGSLESGSYVLNSTKEKKERIGRIMKMHAIKREEVSEIYAGEIGAVVGLKNTTTGDTLCSDKDKVVLERMDFPEPVISVAVEPKTKADQEKMGLALGKLAAEDPSFRVATDEESGQTIISGMGELHLEILVDRMKREFKVEAEVGAPQVAYRETIRKSVEKEYKYAKQSGGRGQFGHVYLRIEPQEPGFGYEFVDEVKGGVVPKEFIQPVNKGVQEAMARGIQAGYPVEDVKVTLYDGSYHDVDSSEMAFKLAGSMGFREGCKTANPVILEPMMKVEVETPEDFMGDVIGDVAKRRGNVSGMDDRAGNKIVNAFVPLSEMFGYSTDLRSMTQGRATYAMEFDHYEEVPANVAKEIIEKRNS from the coding sequence ATGGCAAGAACGCACAAACTTGAAGACGTAAGAAACATCGGTATTGCTGCTCACATTGATGCAGGGAAAACGACAACAACTGAAAGAATCCTTTTCTATACAGGTGTTGAACACAAGATCGGTGAGGTACATGACGGTGCTGCAACAATGGACTGGATGGAGCAAGAGCAGGAGAGAGGTATTACGATTACTTCTGCTGCTACAACTTGTGAGTGGTTAGGCAAGCAGATCAACATTATCGATACTCCGGGTCACGTTGACTTTACTATTGAAGTTGAACGTTCAATGAGAGTACTTGATGGTGCTGTTTCAGTATTCTGTGCTGTTGGTGGGGTTCAACCACAATCAGAAACAGTTTGGAGACAAAGAAACCGCTATGGTGTACCATCACTTGTATTTGTTAATAAAATGGACAGAACAGGTGCAGATTTCCTTGAAGTTGAAAGACAGATCCGTGAAAGACTTAAAGGTAATCCACTGGTTATCCAACTTCCTATCGGTGCAGAAGAGAACTTTGAAGGTGTTGTTGACCTTGTAAAGATGAAAGAAGTTGTATGGGATGCAGACGCAGCAATGGGTTCAGCATACAGCGAGCAAGATATTCGTCCTGAGCTTCAAGAGCAAGCTGAAGAGTACCGTGAAAAGATGATCGAAGAGATCTCTTCAGTAGACGGTAACGAAGCGCTTATGGAAAAATATATGGAAGGTGAAGAGCTTACGAATGAAGAGATCGTTGCTGGTATTAAAGCTGCAACGATCGGTATGCATGTCGTACCAATGCTTCCAGGTACAGCATTTAAAAACAAAGGTGTTCAGACACTACTTGACGCTGTTGTTGCTTACCTTCCATCTCCAGTTGAAGCACCTGCGATCAAAGGTACTAAAATGGAAGATGAAGATGCTGAAGTAACTGTTGAATCAACAGATAACGGTGAATTCGCATCACTTGCATTTAAAATTATGACAGACCCATTTGTTGGTCAGTTGACATTTATCCGTGTTTACCGTGGTTCTTTGGAGTCTGGTTCTTATGTACTGAACTCAACAAAAGAGAAAAAAGAGCGTATCGGTCGTATCATGAAAATGCATGCGATCAAACGTGAAGAGGTATCTGAGATCTACGCGGGTGAGATCGGTGCGGTTGTTGGTCTTAAAAATACAACAACAGGTGATACACTTTGTTCAGACAAAGATAAAGTGGTACTTGAAAGAATGGATTTCCCAGAGCCGGTTATCTCTGTTGCGGTTGAGCCTAAAACAAAAGCTGACCAGGAAAAAATGGGACTTGCACTTGGTAAACTTGCTGCAGAAGATCCATCTTTCCGTGTTGCTACAGATGAAGAGTCTGGTCAAACGATCATCTCGGGAATGGGTGAACTTCACCTTGAAATTCTTGTAGACAGAATGAAGAGAGAGTTTAAAGTTGAAGCGGAAGTTGGTGCACCACAAGTTGCATACCGTGAGACGATTAGAAAATCTGTAGAAAAAGAATACAAGTATGCGAAGCAGTCTGGTGGTCGTGGACAGTTCGGTCACGTATACCTTAGAATCGAGCCACAAGAGCCAGGTTTTGGTTACGAGTTCGTTGATGAAGTCAAAGGTGGGGTTGTTCCAAAAGAATTTATCCAACCGGTTAACAAAGGTGTACAAGAAGCAATGGCTAGAGGTATCCAGGCTGGGTATCCTGTAGAGGACGTTAAAGTAACACTTTACGATGGTTCTTACCATGATGTTGACTCATCTGAAATGGCGTTTAAACTTGCTGGTTCTATGGGATTCAGAGAGGGTTGTAAAACAGCGAATCCAGTAATCCTTGAGCCAATGATGAAAGTTGAAGTTGAGACTCCAGAAGACTTTATGGGTGACGTGATCGGTGACGTTGCAAAAAGAAGAGGAAATGTTTCTGGTATGGATGATAGAGCTGGTAACAAGATCGTTAATGCGTTCGTACCACTTTCTGAAATGTTCGGTTACTCAACTGACCTACGTTCAATGACACAAGGTCGTGCAACGTACGCTATGGAATTTGATCACTATGAAGAAGTTCCAGCGAACGTAGCTAAAGAGATCATCGAAAAGCGTAATAGCTAA
- a CDS encoding DUF2853 family protein, producing the protein MSKLDEKVEHYIAASEELGLGLSENLIAKVTTGLGPSIYQQDAETVSCSDSAELDTVKKNFLGNKLGVDADDATLDAAIKKVCETMGISNRHKYRALFYALLVKEFGKESVYG; encoded by the coding sequence ATGAGTAAATTAGACGAAAAAGTTGAACACTATATTGCTGCTTCCGAAGAGTTAGGTTTAGGTCTCTCAGAAAACCTCATTGCCAAAGTAACAACTGGCCTGGGGCCATCTATCTATCAACAGGATGCTGAAACAGTATCATGTTCAGACAGTGCAGAACTTGACACCGTCAAAAAGAATTTTTTAGGGAATAAACTCGGAGTTGATGCAGATGATGCTACGTTGGATGCTGCGATCAAAAAAGTATGTGAAACGATGGGAATATCCAACAGACATAAATACCGTGCACTCTTCTATGCACTTCTTGTCAAGGAATTTGGCAAAGAATCAGTGTATGGATAA
- the queF gene encoding preQ(1) synthase, protein MKYGEQEILEFDINNEENYWPNEHPKNYTINIELPEFMCMCPRSGYPDFATIKLSYQPDQKVIELKALKLYINSFMRRYISHENSANEIYDALYSKLKPKSMKLIADFNPRGNVHTVIEIDSTKN, encoded by the coding sequence ATGAAATACGGTGAACAAGAGATACTAGAATTCGACATTAACAATGAAGAGAACTACTGGCCCAATGAGCATCCAAAAAATTATACGATCAATATTGAACTCCCCGAGTTCATGTGCATGTGCCCACGTTCAGGATATCCTGATTTTGCTACGATCAAACTCAGCTATCAACCAGATCAGAAAGTGATAGAGCTTAAAGCATTGAAACTCTACATCAATTCTTTTATGAGACGATATATCTCTCATGAAAACTCTGCCAATGAGATCTATGATGCGCTTTATAGTAAGCTCAAGCCTAAATCCATGAAACTCATCGCAGATTTTAATCCCAGAGGAAATGTACATACCGTTATAGAGATAGACAGCACAAAAAACTAA
- a CDS encoding EAL domain-containing protein, with translation MLYSQKEERERRFTLALRAGVPILILVFLVFYTTLDHTSTLTIGLKDGMLLAAITFIAIYYIYFLMNLSVQETFLDATTQGFNKKTFVKKLQEYKPKSLACLSVENLPLLSENYSSDQIDNLLYTISKKLNLIFKQNGLEKVLIGRGRGSEFLIALNDDYTHIEKILETLIKENGHINDIDVELKFAIITNPNGDFKKAILQLRDILASQAEDNNQEKDTSKIKDAQELSDIEKEVIATIQKKKLLLSFRPLMNTSNHKIDTYEISVKLKSDTHKDILPRIFLPIINRLGLGREYDFTLITHVIDLLPLVNESISFTFNLSPFSLRDSSFQAKLFAYLEEKQVDPSRIIIQLYERKTHHDLSGYLRTLKSFRSHGIRICIDNFGSSNASMEYMKHFKFDMIQFDRSYVTNLEDETTYAMLHSLINMAKELNVQTVAKWVDNEIQENKLKALGIDYIQGFGVSKSINEETLINRYN, from the coding sequence ATGCTCTACTCACAAAAAGAAGAAAGAGAACGACGTTTTACCCTGGCTCTTAGAGCAGGGGTACCCATACTAATTCTTGTTTTTCTTGTTTTTTACACTACACTTGATCATACAAGCACACTGACCATTGGCCTGAAAGATGGCATGCTCCTTGCTGCCATTACTTTTATTGCTATCTATTATATTTATTTTTTAATGAATCTCAGTGTACAGGAGACTTTTTTAGATGCAACTACACAAGGCTTTAATAAAAAAACATTTGTCAAAAAACTACAAGAGTACAAACCAAAATCTTTGGCATGCTTGAGTGTTGAAAACCTTCCCTTACTCAGTGAAAATTACAGCAGCGACCAGATAGATAATCTTCTTTATACCATTTCCAAAAAATTGAACCTCATATTTAAACAAAATGGTTTGGAAAAAGTGCTTATTGGCCGGGGACGCGGTTCAGAATTTTTGATCGCACTGAATGATGACTATACACATATAGAGAAGATTTTGGAAACGCTGATAAAAGAAAATGGACATATCAACGATATTGACGTAGAGTTAAAATTTGCGATTATCACAAATCCAAATGGAGACTTCAAAAAAGCGATCCTGCAACTTCGAGATATTCTTGCAAGTCAAGCTGAAGATAACAATCAAGAGAAAGATACCTCTAAGATCAAAGATGCGCAGGAACTTTCAGACATAGAAAAAGAGGTGATTGCTACAATTCAGAAGAAAAAACTGCTTTTATCATTCAGACCTCTTATGAACACATCCAACCATAAGATAGATACCTATGAAATATCGGTCAAGCTGAAATCAGACACCCATAAAGATATTTTACCGCGCATATTCTTACCCATCATTAACCGTTTAGGGCTGGGAAGGGAGTATGACTTCACATTGATCACACACGTGATAGACCTCTTGCCTCTTGTCAATGAGTCGATCTCATTTACTTTTAATCTCTCTCCCTTTTCCCTCAGAGACAGCTCTTTTCAGGCAAAACTTTTTGCCTACTTAGAGGAGAAACAGGTTGACCCATCTCGTATCATTATTCAGCTCTATGAACGCAAAACACACCATGACCTTAGCGGATACCTTAGAACGCTAAAAAGTTTCAGATCTCACGGTATACGGATCTGCATCGATAACTTTGGTTCCTCTAATGCTTCTATGGAGTATATGAAGCATTTTAAATTTGACATGATACAGTTTGATAGAAGTTATGTAACGAACTTAGAAGATGAAACAACGTATGCTATGCTACACTCTTTGATCAATATGGCAAAAGAGTTAAACGTACAGACGGTGGCTAAATGGGTCGACAATGAGATACAAGAAAATAAACTCAAAGCGCTGGGTATTGACTACATACAAGGATTTGGTGTAAGTAAATCCATCAATGAAGAAACACTTATCAATAGATACAACTAA
- the gyrB gene encoding DNA topoisomerase (ATP-hydrolyzing) subunit B, producing MAEYGASNIKVLKGLEAVRKRPGMYIGDTSIKGLHHLVYEVVDNSIDEAMAGFCDTIKVTLTKEGSAIIEDNGRGIPVKEHPTEKISAATVVLTVLHAGGKFDKDTYKVSGGLHGVGVSVVNALSKKLDMTIFKDGEIHTQSFQKGIPDAPLESGDSTRKHGTKIEFWPDETIFKDSVTFQKEILMKRFKELCYLNPKITIDFRDERDGTKEVYHFEGGIKQFVEDMNTKTPLSTAQFFQGKADDIEIDIALMYCDADSEKSLSFVNNIKTAEGGTHEAGFRAGLTRSMASYIAKNANAKEKGTKITGDDCKEGLICIVSVRVPEPQFEGQTKGKLGSSYVRPLVQKFFSEHFNKYLEETPLEAKAIMGQILLAARGRDAAKRAKDLVKRKDSMSIGTLPGKLADCQSKDPEISEIYLVEGDSAGGSAKQGRDRVFQAILPLKGKILNVEKARLEKILKSDEIKNMITALGCGIGDEFDEEKLRYHKIIIMTDADVDGSHIQTLLMTFFFRFLKPVIEKGYLYLAQPPLYRYKKGKNEVYLKDEKALNDYLIENGISAIESETMGQADLVDLFKLVAYYRMTLKEIEKRFALPEVLRYMIENPDVIGTDNNELAKTIEAYIAELGYNILNKTISDDTIHLFVQTNDGLEELIVDEILFTNPHYNEAIHIHQKIKDHITEEFEDQDLLALFTEVESSAKKGAYIQRYKGLGEMNPEQLWETTMTPENRRLLQVTIEDDESASDTFTLFMGDEVEPRRNYIESHAKDVKHLDV from the coding sequence ATGGCAGAATATGGTGCTAGTAATATTAAAGTTCTTAAAGGACTTGAAGCGGTAAGAAAAAGACCTGGTATGTACATCGGTGATACATCGATAAAAGGTCTTCATCACCTTGTATACGAAGTTGTAGACAACTCTATCGATGAAGCGATGGCAGGTTTCTGTGACACGATCAAGGTCACACTTACAAAAGAGGGATCTGCTATCATTGAAGATAATGGTCGTGGTATCCCTGTCAAAGAGCACCCAACTGAAAAAATATCTGCAGCGACAGTCGTATTGACCGTACTTCATGCCGGTGGTAAATTCGATAAAGATACCTACAAGGTTTCAGGTGGACTTCACGGTGTGGGTGTTTCTGTTGTAAATGCACTTTCCAAAAAACTGGATATGACGATCTTCAAAGATGGCGAGATCCACACACAAAGTTTCCAAAAAGGTATCCCTGATGCCCCGCTAGAATCTGGTGACAGTACAAGAAAACACGGAACCAAGATCGAGTTCTGGCCGGATGAGACGATCTTCAAGGATAGTGTCACTTTCCAAAAAGAGATCCTGATGAAACGTTTCAAGGAACTCTGTTACCTCAATCCAAAGATCACGATCGACTTTAGAGATGAACGTGACGGGACAAAAGAGGTGTATCATTTTGAAGGTGGTATCAAGCAGTTCGTTGAAGATATGAATACGAAGACACCGCTTTCAACGGCACAGTTTTTCCAAGGGAAAGCAGATGATATCGAGATAGATATCGCACTCATGTATTGTGATGCGGATTCAGAAAAATCACTCTCTTTTGTAAACAATATTAAAACTGCTGAAGGTGGGACACATGAAGCAGGTTTTAGGGCCGGGCTTACACGTTCTATGGCAAGCTATATCGCTAAAAATGCCAATGCAAAAGAAAAAGGCACCAAAATCACCGGTGATGACTGTAAAGAAGGTCTTATATGTATCGTTTCCGTGCGTGTCCCTGAACCACAGTTTGAGGGACAGACAAAAGGCAAACTAGGTTCTTCTTATGTACGTCCATTGGTACAAAAATTCTTCTCTGAACACTTCAATAAATACCTTGAAGAGACACCTTTAGAAGCAAAAGCGATCATGGGACAAATACTCCTTGCGGCCAGAGGTAGAGATGCAGCAAAACGTGCAAAAGACCTAGTAAAACGTAAAGACTCTATGAGTATCGGGACACTCCCGGGTAAACTTGCAGACTGTCAAAGCAAAGACCCTGAGATCTCTGAGATCTACCTGGTGGAGGGAGACTCTGCCGGTGGTTCTGCCAAACAGGGACGCGACAGGGTTTTCCAGGCGATCCTGCCGCTCAAAGGTAAGATCCTTAATGTAGAAAAAGCACGTTTGGAGAAGATCCTCAAATCTGACGAGATCAAAAATATGATCACGGCACTGGGTTGCGGTATCGGAGACGAGTTTGATGAAGAGAAATTAAGATACCACAAGATCATCATCATGACCGATGCCGACGTCGATGGTTCTCACATTCAGACACTGCTTATGACCTTTTTCTTTAGATTCTTGAAGCCGGTCATTGAAAAAGGATATCTTTATCTTGCACAGCCGCCGCTTTACCGTTATAAAAAAGGTAAAAATGAGGTCTACTTAAAAGATGAGAAAGCACTCAATGATTATCTGATAGAAAACGGTATTTCTGCGATTGAAAGTGAGACTATGGGACAAGCAGACCTTGTGGATCTCTTCAAACTAGTTGCGTACTACCGTATGACCCTTAAAGAGATAGAAAAACGTTTTGCACTGCCTGAAGTACTTCGTTATATGATCGAAAACCCAGATGTAATAGGGACCGACAATAATGAGCTTGCAAAAACGATCGAAGCATACATCGCCGAACTTGGGTATAACATCCTCAACAAAACCATCTCTGATGATACAATACATCTCTTTGTACAAACCAATGATGGACTCGAAGAACTCATCGTAGATGAGATACTCTTTACAAACCCTCACTACAATGAAGCGATCCATATACACCAAAAGATCAAAGACCACATCACAGAGGAGTTTGAAGACCAAGACCTTCTTGCACTCTTTACAGAGGTGGAGAGCTCGGCAAAAAAAGGTGCCTATATCCAGCGTTATAAAGGTTTGGGTGAAATGAACCCTGAACAGCTTTGGGAAACAACGATGACCCCGGAGAACAGAAGACTGTTACAGGTGACCATAGAAGATGATGAGAGTGCCAGTGATACATTCACACTCTTCATGGGTGACGAAGTAGAACCTAGAAGAAACTACATTGAAAGCCATGCAAAAGATGTAAAACACTTGGATGTTTAA
- the tsaD gene encoding tRNA (adenosine(37)-N6)-threonylcarbamoyltransferase complex transferase subunit TsaD, with protein sequence MILSIESSCDDSSIAITEIATKKVLYHKKISQEAQHSCYGGVVPELASRLHAVALPEILKETQPYFEKLKAIAVTNQPGLGVTLLEGIAMAKTLSTLLELPLIPVHHLKGHIYSLFIEKEATLPLLVLLISGGHTQVIRVESFEHMEILATSMDDSVGESFDKCAKMMGLGYPGGPLIEALALKGDENRFDLPVPLRNSPLIAFSLSGLKNAVRLHIEELGGSEGMSEQDRADLSASFQKAVKLHLLQKSKKIFAKEKIRDFAIVGGASANKYIRSAYQDLCDEFGKTMHVAPLEYCADNAAMIGRYALEAYKRNLFIDPNEIDIVSNKKQQNGMLL encoded by the coding sequence ATGATCTTAAGTATCGAATCAAGCTGCGATGACAGCTCTATAGCCATCACTGAAATAGCCACAAAAAAAGTGCTGTATCATAAGAAGATCTCTCAGGAAGCACAACACTCCTGTTACGGTGGTGTGGTTCCTGAACTTGCATCCAGACTGCATGCTGTAGCACTCCCTGAGATACTGAAAGAGACCCAGCCCTACTTTGAAAAACTCAAAGCCATTGCAGTCACCAATCAACCAGGACTAGGGGTCACCCTGCTTGAAGGTATCGCTATGGCAAAGACCTTAAGTACGCTACTCGAGTTACCTCTGATCCCTGTACATCATCTTAAGGGGCATATTTACTCACTTTTTATAGAAAAGGAAGCTACCCTTCCCCTGCTGGTACTTCTCATCTCAGGAGGGCATACACAAGTCATAAGGGTTGAAAGTTTTGAACATATGGAGATCCTTGCTACGAGTATGGACGATTCTGTAGGTGAAAGTTTTGATAAATGTGCCAAGATGATGGGATTAGGCTATCCTGGAGGACCACTCATAGAAGCACTTGCCCTTAAAGGAGATGAAAACCGTTTCGACCTTCCTGTACCGTTACGCAACTCTCCTCTCATCGCCTTTTCTCTCTCAGGGCTTAAAAATGCGGTCAGACTTCATATAGAAGAGCTTGGCGGCAGTGAAGGGATGAGTGAACAGGACCGTGCGGATCTCTCTGCATCCTTTCAAAAAGCGGTCAAACTGCACCTGCTTCAAAAAAGCAAAAAGATCTTTGCAAAAGAGAAGATCAGAGACTTTGCCATTGTAGGCGGGGCATCCGCAAATAAATATATACGGAGTGCGTATCAAGATCTTTGTGATGAGTTTGGAAAAACAATGCATGTGGCACCCCTTGAATATTGTGCTGACAATGCGGCTATGATAGGGAGATATGCACTGGAAGCCTACAAAAGAAATCTCTTTATTGACCCCAATGAAATCGATATTGTAAGCAACAAAAAACAACAAAATGGCATGCTCCTTTGA
- a CDS encoding RBBP9/YdeN family alpha/beta hydrolase → MSNNDKVLILHGWGGSDTPHWQAELAAAVAKNYGTVSFPLLDNCHFPSKNRWIKQLKEILEAFKPDTVVCHSLANTLWFWLCEEEDFMQEISKVKRLFMVSPPSLTTDVDTIKTFFPCKMPPKLYAKEIKMIISDNDPYIEIAEAQIIASRYDIPLNIIENAGHINADSGYGKWPLIEKLVLDRS, encoded by the coding sequence ATGTCAAACAACGATAAAGTACTCATCCTGCATGGTTGGGGAGGGAGTGATACACCGCACTGGCAGGCAGAATTGGCTGCTGCTGTTGCCAAAAACTATGGCACTGTCTCTTTCCCTCTGCTTGACAACTGCCACTTTCCGAGCAAGAACAGATGGATAAAACAACTCAAAGAGATACTTGAAGCGTTTAAACCTGATACCGTTGTGTGTCACTCTTTGGCCAATACGCTGTGGTTTTGGCTCTGCGAAGAAGAGGATTTCATGCAAGAGATATCTAAGGTAAAAAGACTTTTTATGGTATCACCACCAAGTCTTACTACTGATGTAGATACTATCAAAACCTTCTTCCCTTGCAAGATGCCTCCAAAGCTCTATGCAAAAGAGATAAAAATGATCATCTCGGATAATGACCCATACATCGAAATCGCAGAAGCCCAAATAATAGCAAGCCGCTACGACATCCCTTTGAATATTATTGAAAATGCAGGGCACATCAATGCTGACAGCGGCTATGGGAAATGGCCCCTTATAGAAAAACTTGTATTGGACAGATCATGA
- the dxr gene encoding 1-deoxy-D-xylulose-5-phosphate reductoisomerase, producing the protein MVLLGSTGSIGVNTLIIAERYNIAIEALVAGNNIDLLNEQIKKHQPKVVAIANESDRSKVDHPHVLCGTQGILELIEMSHSDTVVNALVGYTGLAPTLKATGLGKRVALANKESLVVAGEFIDMSLITPIDSEHFGLWYLMNERPVSKLYITASGGAFRDWELDKMKDASFSDALKHPNWSMGNKITIDSATMTNKLFELLEAKWLFNTTKVDALIEKKSIIHALAEFTDGSTTAHFAGVDMKLPIAFALRGEVEEPILPPTDLLSIGALEFLPIEAERYPIWNIKEHILEHAHLGVVVNAANEEAIEAFQKDQCSFFGMSTMVLDAYKQFEDVKASNIEEIIQIDQEVRAYVKQR; encoded by the coding sequence ATCGTTTTACTCGGTTCGACCGGCTCCATCGGGGTCAATACTCTCATCATTGCAGAGCGCTATAATATTGCGATAGAAGCGCTTGTTGCAGGCAACAATATTGACCTGTTGAACGAGCAGATCAAAAAGCACCAACCCAAAGTGGTTGCGATCGCCAATGAATCAGACAGATCAAAAGTGGATCACCCTCATGTACTCTGTGGTACACAAGGTATTTTAGAACTGATAGAGATGTCTCATAGTGATACTGTAGTAAATGCACTTGTAGGCTATACCGGTCTTGCACCTACACTTAAAGCCACCGGTCTTGGTAAAAGAGTAGCATTGGCAAACAAAGAGTCCCTTGTGGTTGCAGGAGAATTCATAGACATGTCCCTCATCACACCTATAGACTCTGAGCACTTTGGACTATGGTACCTTATGAATGAACGTCCTGTCTCTAAACTCTATATCACAGCAAGCGGCGGTGCATTTAGAGACTGGGAACTGGACAAAATGAAAGATGCAAGCTTTTCAGATGCACTCAAACACCCTAACTGGTCCATGGGGAACAAGATCACTATCGATTCAGCTACCATGACCAATAAACTGTTTGAACTTTTGGAAGCAAAATGGCTCTTTAATACAACAAAGGTGGATGCTCTGATAGAAAAAAAATCGATCATTCATGCACTCGCAGAATTCACAGACGGTTCTACCACGGCACATTTTGCGGGTGTAGACATGAAACTCCCTATTGCCTTCGCACTAAGAGGAGAAGTGGAAGAGCCTATCCTGCCCCCGACAGATCTGCTCAGCATAGGTGCCTTGGAGTTTCTCCCCATTGAAGCGGAGCGTTACCCTATCTGGAATATCAAAGAGCATATCTTGGAACATGCCCATCTGGGTGTGGTGGTCAATGCGGCCAACGAAGAAGCGATAGAGGCATTTCAGAAAGATCAATGTTCCTTCTTTGGTATGAGTACAATGGTTTTAGATGCCTATAAACAGTTTGAAGATGTAAAAGCATCAAATATAGAAGAAATTATCCAAATAGATCAAGAGGTAAGAGCGTATGTCAAACAACGATAA
- a CDS encoding phosphatidate cytidylyltransferase: protein MTKLFTEYQERWLTGIGLLALVGFIGWVDNFFVMWAFLGTIYMFAFYEAMKLFKLTGPSMYVWAALLWFVAYFYPNPDDLFFFMAVIFASSLAYFHNFDKRLLLPFLYPVSGILFFLILYQDFGIASMFWLLVTVALTDVGAFFTGKTIGKTKFSDTSPNKTLEGVFGGIIIATLAGSFTGLFVVEWWIAIIVTLLTSVASVFGDLFESYLKREAGVKDSGDLLPGHGGILDRIDGYLFGAVIMVIALRSLL from the coding sequence ATGACAAAACTATTTACAGAGTATCAAGAACGATGGCTTACGGGTATTGGACTATTGGCACTTGTTGGATTTATCGGTTGGGTAGATAACTTTTTTGTGATGTGGGCTTTTTTGGGTACTATCTACATGTTCGCCTTTTATGAAGCGATGAAACTTTTCAAACTGACCGGTCCCTCTATGTATGTATGGGCTGCACTCTTATGGTTCGTTGCCTATTTCTACCCTAATCCGGATGATCTCTTCTTCTTTATGGCCGTTATATTTGCTTCTTCTCTTGCCTATTTCCATAATTTTGACAAGAGGTTGCTCCTTCCTTTCCTTTACCCGGTCAGCGGAATACTCTTCTTTTTGATCCTCTACCAGGATTTTGGTATCGCATCTATGTTCTGGCTTCTTGTCACTGTCGCACTCACGGATGTCGGTGCATTTTTTACAGGTAAAACCATAGGGAAAACAAAATTTTCAGATACCTCCCCAAATAAAACCCTAGAAGGTGTGTTTGGCGGTATTATCATCGCAACTCTTGCAGGTAGTTTTACCGGACTTTTTGTCGTTGAGTGGTGGATCGCGATCATTGTAACGCTTTTGACTTCTGTGGCTTCAGTGTTTGGAGATCTTTTCGAGTCTTATCTTAAACGTGAAGCGGGGGTAAAAGACTCTGGAGATTTGCTCCCGGGTCATGGTGGTATACTGGACCGAATAGATGGGTATCTCTTTGGTGCAGTCATCATGGTCATCGCACTCAGATCTTTGCTCTAA